Proteins from a genomic interval of Nematostella vectensis chromosome 5, jaNemVect1.1, whole genome shotgun sequence:
- the LOC5505659 gene encoding uncharacterized protein LOC5505659 isoform X2: protein MAVQIFNVIWRISSLCICFLACAEGGPAIIEPWPYNLYPIEGENIAVTCVAFDENDPNGRPVIKFARNLDLGGTKQITDEGPNGHTYFTTEKKMDGRKVSTTLHINNVTLNDDTKNGGSYQCEAYASSAPGATADDVYGFTITVIKRSEIPKIQVSEDETVKFGDSVSLGCNLTDVGTNKLWNPIDHIAWIKDNKLIDETFSPEKKRLDNLEVKIDSPEDAGIFTCVLTAKLRNIRPYKIYGNITVQVTPHLFRTEVTTHQFYKGDPGKMVCSAQGNPIEVTWKRKDRNDKQVVVLNQTEPDNRYSFSNSGYRGFTLTINPLEYMDRGSFYCCIKGENNTNTEDTTGCQEFLLRVKGPTRATTGPVLTGTQWDPRSGSTRYTASRIAIVLPGLLWMSRTAL from the exons atggcggttcaAATCTTCAACGTGATTTGGCGGATCTCATCTCTGTGTATCTGCTTCCTAGCATGTGCTGAAG GTGGTCCAGCAATTATTGAGCCGTGGCCTTATAACCTCTACCCAATTGAGGGAGAGAATATAGCTGTCACATGTGTAGCATTTGACGAAAATGACCCTAATGGTAGACCAGTTATCAAGTTTGCCCGCAATCTAGATTTAGGGGGGACAAAACAGATCACTGATGAGGGCCCAAATGGACACACCTACTTTACAACTGAGAAAAAAA TGGACGGTCGGAAAGTGTCCACCACGTTGCACATCAACAATGTCACCCTGAATGACGACACAAAGAATGGTGGGAGCTACCAGTGTGAAGCCTACGCTAGTAGTGCTCCTGGTGCCACCGCTGATGATGTTTATGGATTCACCATCACTGTGATCAAGC GTTCTGAAATCCCtaaaatccaagtttctgagGATGAAACTGTCAAGTTTGGGGATTCTGTCAGTTTAGGATGTAACCTGACTGATGTTGGCACAAATAAACTGTGGAATCCAATAgatcacatagcttggatcaAAGACAACAAGCTCATTGACGAAACCTTCAGCCCTGAGAAAAAAAGACTAGATAACTTGGAGGTTAAGATTGATAGCCCTGAAGATGCAGGAATCTTCACCTGTGTTCTTACGGCAAAGCTCAGGAATATCAGGCCTTACAAGATCTATGGCAACATAACTGTTCAAG ttaCGCCTCATCTCTTCAGGACTGAGGTGACGACCCATCAGTTCTACAAGGGAGATCCTGGCAAGATGGTCTGCTCTGCCCAGGGCAACCCTATTGAGGTTACCTGGAAGAGAAAAGACAGGAATGATAAACAAGTAGTTGTCCTGAACCAGACAG AACCGGATAATAGGTACTCGTTTAGCAATTCAGGCTACAGAGGTTTCACCCTGACCATCAACCCTCTGGAATATATGGACCGAGGTAGCTTCTACTGTTGTATCAAGGGTGAAAACAACACCAACACTGAAGACACCACCGGCTGCCAAGAGTTTCTACTCCGTGTAAAAG GTCCGACAAGGGCAACAACTGGTCCCGTTCTCACCG GGACACAGTGGGATCCAAGGTCAG gTTCAACTCGCTACACTGCCTCAAGAATCGCCATTGTGCTACCGGGGCTCCTGTGGATGTCACGGACAGCACTTTGA
- the LOC116613479 gene encoding uncharacterized protein LOC116613479 isoform X3: protein MICDFLEFGWPVGFTGDTVPIFDARTHRGALNFATQVSEHLQREVSLGRVAGPFTDPPFGGGFVTSPLNTVPKRDSEERRVIVDLSWPKGGSVNDGIPCDSFLGDPFVTCYPTIDDIVEAIVQFGPGCFLYKRDLRQAYRQFPVDPGDYRLLGYIWNGHYYFDTVLTMGLRSAAQACQRATSAVAWIHRQQGKVLFNYLDDFIGVSEASSATSDFEQLGTLLSSLGLIESVSKACPPSSLMLCLGVMVDTNSFTLSVSPERLAELELLLHDWRNRKTACKRELQSLVGKLVFVSKCVRQSRVFISRLLSLLRTVQYNHLHVNLTAEFRKDIIWWCHFLREYNGVSMIKTTSWSSPGEVFSTDACLIPRLWPLCKRIYDRHYKLLIAQGHIVI from the exons ATGATTTGTGATTTCCTGGAGTTTGGTTGGCCGGTGGGTTTCACTGGCGATACTGTTCCTATTTTTGATGCTCGCACTCACCGGGGTGCGCTCAATTTTGCGACTCAAGTTTCAGAGCATTTACAACGTGAAGTATCGCTTGGTCGTGTCGCTGGGCCGTTTACGGATCCTCCCTTCGGGGGTGGATTTGTTACTTCACCGTTGAACACGGTTCCCAAGCGAGATTCTGAAGAACGTAGGGTAATTGTGGACTTGAGCTGGCCTAAGGGCGGTTCAGTAAATGATGGTATTCCGTGTGATAGTTTTCTGGGAGATCCGTTCGTGACTTGTTATCCCACTATAGATGACATTGTGGAAGCGATCGTGCAGTTTGGCCCGGGTTGTTTTCTCTATAAGAGGGATCTGCGGCAGGCGTATAGGCAGTTTCCTGTGGATCCCGGCGATTACCGTTTACTTGGGTATATTTGGAATGGACATTATTACTTTGACACTGTTTTAACTATGGGGTTACGCTCTGCTGCTCAGGCATGTCAGCGCGCCACCTCAGCGGTAGCTTGGATTCATCGACAGCAAggaaaagttttatttaattatttggaTGATTTCATTGGGGTTTCTGAGGCTAGCTCTGCGACTTCCGATTTTGAGCAGCTGGGGACTCTTCTCTCCTCTCTGGGACTGATCGAATCTGTTTCCAAAGCTTGTCCGCCTTCATCGCTCATGCTGTGTTTGGGAGTGATGGTAGACACGAATTCATTTACGTTGTCAGTTAGTCCTGAGCGGCTAGCGGAGTTAGAGCTTCTCTTACATGATTGGAGGAACCGCAAAACTGCTTGCAAACGGGAGTTACAATCCCTAGTTGgcaaacttgtgtttgtttcaaAGTGTGTTCGTCAGAGTCGGGTGTTTATCTCGCGCTTATTAAGTCTGCTACGAACAGTTCAATACAATCATCTTCACGTTAATTTAACCGCGGAATTTCGCAAGGATATTATTTGGTGGTGTCATTTCCTGCGGGAATACAACGGAGTATCTATGATTAAAACTACCTCTTGGAGTTCTCCGGGGGAAGTTTTTTCTACAGACGCTTGCCTG ATTCCTCGGCTTTGGCCTCTCTGCAAAAGGATCTACGACAGACATTACAAGCTGCTTATAGCACAGGGACATATAGTAATTTAA
- the LOC5505659 gene encoding uncharacterized protein LOC5505659 isoform X3 gives MRAQMDTPTLQLRKKVMDGRKVSTTLHINNVTLNDDTKNGGSYQCEAYASSAPGATADDVYGFTITVIKRSEIPKIQVSEDETVKFGDSVSLGCNLTDVGTNKLWNPIDHIAWIKDNKLIDETFSPEKKRLDNLEVKIDSPEDAGIFTCVLTAKLRNIRPYKIYGNITVQVTPHLFRTEVTTHQFYKGDPGKMVCSAQGNPIEVTWKRKDRNDKQVVVLNQTEPDNRYSFSNSGYRGFTLTINPLEYMDRGSFYCCIKGENNTNTEDTTGCQEFLLRVKALPCVRGVSWGHFSYKRFLFFYSERVSIYFFAFINPPQKVLFVCLVFC, from the exons ATGAGGGCCCAAATGGACACACCTACTTTACAACTGAGAAAAAAAGTAA TGGACGGTCGGAAAGTGTCCACCACGTTGCACATCAACAATGTCACCCTGAATGACGACACAAAGAATGGTGGGAGCTACCAGTGTGAAGCCTACGCTAGTAGTGCTCCTGGTGCCACCGCTGATGATGTTTATGGATTCACCATCACTGTGATCAAGC GTTCTGAAATCCCtaaaatccaagtttctgagGATGAAACTGTCAAGTTTGGGGATTCTGTCAGTTTAGGATGTAACCTGACTGATGTTGGCACAAATAAACTGTGGAATCCAATAgatcacatagcttggatcaAAGACAACAAGCTCATTGACGAAACCTTCAGCCCTGAGAAAAAAAGACTAGATAACTTGGAGGTTAAGATTGATAGCCCTGAAGATGCAGGAATCTTCACCTGTGTTCTTACGGCAAAGCTCAGGAATATCAGGCCTTACAAGATCTATGGCAACATAACTGTTCAAG ttaCGCCTCATCTCTTCAGGACTGAGGTGACGACCCATCAGTTCTACAAGGGAGATCCTGGCAAGATGGTCTGCTCTGCCCAGGGCAACCCTATTGAGGTTACCTGGAAGAGAAAAGACAGGAATGATAAACAAGTAGTTGTCCTGAACCAGACAG AACCGGATAATAGGTACTCGTTTAGCAATTCAGGCTACAGAGGTTTCACCCTGACCATCAACCCTCTGGAATATATGGACCGAGGTAGCTTCTACTGTTGTATCAAGGGTGAAAACAACACCAACACTGAAGACACCACCGGCTGCCAAGAGTTTCTACTCCGTGTAAAAG CTCTTCCCTGTGTTCGAGGGGTTTCTTGGGGGCATTTCTCATACAAacgttttctgtttttctataGCGAACGAGtgagtatatatttttttgcttttataaacCCTCCACAAaaagtgttgtttgtttgtcttgttttttgttaa
- the LOC116613480 gene encoding uncharacterized protein LOC116613480, whose translation MAVQIFTVIWRISSLCICLLACAEGVLEIIQPFPDNSYPVVGEDLAVTCVAFDKDSPSSKPVIEFAKAGDFGVTLVPNQGPAGHTYYTNRTELNGRKVFTTLHIAQVKLHDRGRYECQAKPAEEAQAIDKMGFSVLVIQKSEIPTIEVEFDGNTTFVCNMTDTGTNPFQTKVSHQTWTRNNKTVFFAPLSDQLVSVAQLEPLNYKGAGRYTCELGLKLQGMRNYTITASTEVKGETTKTPLTAVHSGETTQAAPLTVHSGSRWNNEILFVSLLGTLRFSLAGLWLL comes from the exons atggcggttcaAATCTTCACCGTGATTTGGCGGATCTCATCTCTGTGTATCTGCCTCCTAGCATGTGCTGAAG GAGTTCTTGAGATAATCCAGCCTTTTCCCGACAACAGCTATCCAGTGGTTGGGGAGGATTTGGCAGTAACATGTGTTGCATTTGATAAAGATAGCCCAAGTTCTAAACCAGTCATTGAGTTTGCGAAGGCAGGGGATTTTGGGGTGACACTTGTACCGAACCAAGGCCCGGCCGGTCATACTTATTACACAAACCGAACAGAAT TGAACGGCCGTAAAGTCTTCACTACGCTACACATTGCACAAGTTAAACTTCATGATCGTGGGCGGTACGAGTGTCAAGCAAAGCCCGCCGAAGAAGCGCAAGCAATCGATAAAATGGGATTCAGTGTTTTGGTCATTCAGA AATCAGAGATTCCGACAATTGAGGTCGAGTTTGACGGAAACACCACATTCGTCTGCAACATGACAGACACGGGTACAAACCCGTTCCAAACTAAAGTATCACATCAAACATGGACCAGGAACAACAAAACCGTCTTCTTTGCACCGCTCTCCGATCAACTGGTATCAGTTGCACAATTGGAACCCTTAAATTACAAAGGGGCGGGGCGTTACACGTGCGAACTTGGGCTCAAACTACAGGGCATGCGCAATTACACCATAACGGCGAGCACTGAAGTAAAAG GTGAAACGACTAAAACGCCGCTCACAGCCGTTCATTCAG GTGAAACGACTCAAGCAGCGCCGTTAACTGTCCATTCAG GATCGCGATGGAACAACGAAATCCTTTTCGTATCGCTGTTGGGAACACTACGGTTTTCATTGGCTGGACTCTGGTTACTATAG
- the LOC116613479 gene encoding uncharacterized protein LOC116613479 isoform X2 encodes MICDFLEFGWPVGFTGDTVPIFDARTHRGALNFATQVSEHLQREVSLGRVAGPFTDPPFGGGFVTSPLNTVPKRDSEERRVIVDLSWPKGGSVNDGIPCDSFLGDPFVTCYPTIDDIVEAIVQFGPGCFLYKRDLRQAYRQFPVDPGDYRLLGYIWNGHYYFDTVLTMGLRSAAQACQRATSAVAWIHRQQGKVLFNYLDDFIGVSEASSATSDFEQLGTLLSSLGLIESVSKACPPSSLMLCLGVMVDTNSFTLSVSPERLAELELLLHDWRNRKTACKRELQSLVGKLVFVSKCVRQSRVFISRLLSLLRTVQYNHLHVNLTAEFRKDIIWWCHFLREYNGVSMIKTTSWSSPGEVFSTDACLVGCGGVCDNEYFHASFLDVVVAQSLDINCLELLTIVVALKLWGQRWTGLRLTVRCDNQVAVTIPRLWPLCKRIYDRHYKLLIAQGHIVI; translated from the exons ATGATTTGTGATTTCCTGGAGTTTGGTTGGCCGGTGGGTTTCACTGGCGATACTGTTCCTATTTTTGATGCTCGCACTCACCGGGGTGCGCTCAATTTTGCGACTCAAGTTTCAGAGCATTTACAACGTGAAGTATCGCTTGGTCGTGTCGCTGGGCCGTTTACGGATCCTCCCTTCGGGGGTGGATTTGTTACTTCACCGTTGAACACGGTTCCCAAGCGAGATTCTGAAGAACGTAGGGTAATTGTGGACTTGAGCTGGCCTAAGGGCGGTTCAGTAAATGATGGTATTCCGTGTGATAGTTTTCTGGGAGATCCGTTCGTGACTTGTTATCCCACTATAGATGACATTGTGGAAGCGATCGTGCAGTTTGGCCCGGGTTGTTTTCTCTATAAGAGGGATCTGCGGCAGGCGTATAGGCAGTTTCCTGTGGATCCCGGCGATTACCGTTTACTTGGGTATATTTGGAATGGACATTATTACTTTGACACTGTTTTAACTATGGGGTTACGCTCTGCTGCTCAGGCATGTCAGCGCGCCACCTCAGCGGTAGCTTGGATTCATCGACAGCAAggaaaagttttatttaattatttggaTGATTTCATTGGGGTTTCTGAGGCTAGCTCTGCGACTTCCGATTTTGAGCAGCTGGGGACTCTTCTCTCCTCTCTGGGACTGATCGAATCTGTTTCCAAAGCTTGTCCGCCTTCATCGCTCATGCTGTGTTTGGGAGTGATGGTAGACACGAATTCATTTACGTTGTCAGTTAGTCCTGAGCGGCTAGCGGAGTTAGAGCTTCTCTTACATGATTGGAGGAACCGCAAAACTGCTTGCAAACGGGAGTTACAATCCCTAGTTGgcaaacttgtgtttgtttcaaAGTGTGTTCGTCAGAGTCGGGTGTTTATCTCGCGCTTATTAAGTCTGCTACGAACAGTTCAATACAATCATCTTCACGTTAATTTAACCGCGGAATTTCGCAAGGATATTATTTGGTGGTGTCATTTCCTGCGGGAATACAACGGAGTATCTATGATTAAAACTACCTCTTGGAGTTCTCCGGGGGAAGTTTTTTCTACAGACGCTTGCCTGGTTGGTTGTGGAGGCGTTTGTGACAATGAATATTTCCACGCTTCATTTCTGGATGTGGTTGTTGCTCAGTCCCTCGATATAAATTGTTTGGAACTTCTCACTATTGTGGTGGCGCTTAAGTTGTGGGGTCAACGGTGGACGGGACTCCGTTTAACCGTGCGCTGTGACAATCAGGTTGCTGTCACG ATTCCTCGGCTTTGGCCTCTCTGCAAAAGGATCTACGACAGACATTACAAGCTGCTTATAGCACAGGGACATATAGTAATTTAA
- the LOC5505659 gene encoding uncharacterized protein LOC5505659 isoform X1 translates to MAVQIFNVIWRISSLCICFLACAEGGPAIIEPWPYNLYPIEGENIAVTCVAFDENDPNGRPVIKFARNLDLGGTKQITDEGPNGHTYFTTEKKMDGRKVSTTLHINNVTLNDDTKNGGSYQCEAYASSAPGATADDVYGFTITVIKRSEIPKIQVSEDETVKFGDSVSLGCNLTDVGTNKLWNPIDHIAWIKDNKLIDETFSPEKKRLDNLEVKIDSPEDAGIFTCVLTAKLRNIRPYKIYGNITVQVTPHLFRTEVTTHQFYKGDPGKMVCSAQGNPIEVTWKRKDRNDKQVVVLNQTEPDNRYSFSNSGYRGFTLTINPLEYMDRGSFYCCIKGENNTNTEDTTGCQEFLLRVKALPCVRGVSWGHFSYKRFLFFYSERVSIYFFAFINPPQKVLFVCLVFC, encoded by the exons atggcggttcaAATCTTCAACGTGATTTGGCGGATCTCATCTCTGTGTATCTGCTTCCTAGCATGTGCTGAAG GTGGTCCAGCAATTATTGAGCCGTGGCCTTATAACCTCTACCCAATTGAGGGAGAGAATATAGCTGTCACATGTGTAGCATTTGACGAAAATGACCCTAATGGTAGACCAGTTATCAAGTTTGCCCGCAATCTAGATTTAGGGGGGACAAAACAGATCACTGATGAGGGCCCAAATGGACACACCTACTTTACAACTGAGAAAAAAA TGGACGGTCGGAAAGTGTCCACCACGTTGCACATCAACAATGTCACCCTGAATGACGACACAAAGAATGGTGGGAGCTACCAGTGTGAAGCCTACGCTAGTAGTGCTCCTGGTGCCACCGCTGATGATGTTTATGGATTCACCATCACTGTGATCAAGC GTTCTGAAATCCCtaaaatccaagtttctgagGATGAAACTGTCAAGTTTGGGGATTCTGTCAGTTTAGGATGTAACCTGACTGATGTTGGCACAAATAAACTGTGGAATCCAATAgatcacatagcttggatcaAAGACAACAAGCTCATTGACGAAACCTTCAGCCCTGAGAAAAAAAGACTAGATAACTTGGAGGTTAAGATTGATAGCCCTGAAGATGCAGGAATCTTCACCTGTGTTCTTACGGCAAAGCTCAGGAATATCAGGCCTTACAAGATCTATGGCAACATAACTGTTCAAG ttaCGCCTCATCTCTTCAGGACTGAGGTGACGACCCATCAGTTCTACAAGGGAGATCCTGGCAAGATGGTCTGCTCTGCCCAGGGCAACCCTATTGAGGTTACCTGGAAGAGAAAAGACAGGAATGATAAACAAGTAGTTGTCCTGAACCAGACAG AACCGGATAATAGGTACTCGTTTAGCAATTCAGGCTACAGAGGTTTCACCCTGACCATCAACCCTCTGGAATATATGGACCGAGGTAGCTTCTACTGTTGTATCAAGGGTGAAAACAACACCAACACTGAAGACACCACCGGCTGCCAAGAGTTTCTACTCCGTGTAAAAG CTCTTCCCTGTGTTCGAGGGGTTTCTTGGGGGCATTTCTCATACAAacgttttctgtttttctataGCGAACGAGtgagtatatatttttttgcttttataaacCCTCCACAAaaagtgttgtttgtttgtcttgttttttgttaa
- the LOC116613479 gene encoding uncharacterized protein LOC116613479 isoform X1 — translation MICDFLEFGWPVGFTGDTVPIFDARTHRGALNFATQVSEHLQREVSLGRVAGPFTDPPFGGGFVTSPLNTVPKRDSEERRVIVDLSWPKGGSVNDGIPCDSFLGDPFVTCYPTIDDIVEAIVQFGPGCFLYKRDLRQAYRQFPVDPGDYRLLGYIWNGHYYFDTVLTMGLRSAAQACQRATSAVAWIHRQQGKVLFNYLDDFIGVSEASSATSDFEQLGTLLSSLGLIESVSKACPPSSLMLCLGVMVDTNSFTLSVSPERLAELELLLHDWRNRKTACKRELQSLVGKLVFVSKCVRQSRVFISRLLSLLRTVQYNHLHVNLTAEFRKDIIWWCHFLREYNGVSMIKTTSWSSPGEVFSTDACLVGCGGVCDNEYFHASFLDVVVAQSLDINCLELLTIVVALKLWGQRWTGLRLTVRCDNQVAVTVLNSDSSALASLQKDLRQTLQAAYSTGTYSNLKTQFKLAST, via the exons ATGATTTGTGATTTCCTGGAGTTTGGTTGGCCGGTGGGTTTCACTGGCGATACTGTTCCTATTTTTGATGCTCGCACTCACCGGGGTGCGCTCAATTTTGCGACTCAAGTTTCAGAGCATTTACAACGTGAAGTATCGCTTGGTCGTGTCGCTGGGCCGTTTACGGATCCTCCCTTCGGGGGTGGATTTGTTACTTCACCGTTGAACACGGTTCCCAAGCGAGATTCTGAAGAACGTAGGGTAATTGTGGACTTGAGCTGGCCTAAGGGCGGTTCAGTAAATGATGGTATTCCGTGTGATAGTTTTCTGGGAGATCCGTTCGTGACTTGTTATCCCACTATAGATGACATTGTGGAAGCGATCGTGCAGTTTGGCCCGGGTTGTTTTCTCTATAAGAGGGATCTGCGGCAGGCGTATAGGCAGTTTCCTGTGGATCCCGGCGATTACCGTTTACTTGGGTATATTTGGAATGGACATTATTACTTTGACACTGTTTTAACTATGGGGTTACGCTCTGCTGCTCAGGCATGTCAGCGCGCCACCTCAGCGGTAGCTTGGATTCATCGACAGCAAggaaaagttttatttaattatttggaTGATTTCATTGGGGTTTCTGAGGCTAGCTCTGCGACTTCCGATTTTGAGCAGCTGGGGACTCTTCTCTCCTCTCTGGGACTGATCGAATCTGTTTCCAAAGCTTGTCCGCCTTCATCGCTCATGCTGTGTTTGGGAGTGATGGTAGACACGAATTCATTTACGTTGTCAGTTAGTCCTGAGCGGCTAGCGGAGTTAGAGCTTCTCTTACATGATTGGAGGAACCGCAAAACTGCTTGCAAACGGGAGTTACAATCCCTAGTTGgcaaacttgtgtttgtttcaaAGTGTGTTCGTCAGAGTCGGGTGTTTATCTCGCGCTTATTAAGTCTGCTACGAACAGTTCAATACAATCATCTTCACGTTAATTTAACCGCGGAATTTCGCAAGGATATTATTTGGTGGTGTCATTTCCTGCGGGAATACAACGGAGTATCTATGATTAAAACTACCTCTTGGAGTTCTCCGGGGGAAGTTTTTTCTACAGACGCTTGCCTGGTTGGTTGTGGAGGCGTTTGTGACAATGAATATTTCCACGCTTCATTTCTGGATGTGGTTGTTGCTCAGTCCCTCGATATAAATTGTTTGGAACTTCTCACTATTGTGGTGGCGCTTAAGTTGTGGGGTCAACGGTGGACGGGACTCCGTTTAACCGTGCGCTGTGACAATCAGGTTGCTGTCACGGTATTGAATTCTG ATTCCTCGGCTTTGGCCTCTCTGCAAAAGGATCTACGACAGACATTACAAGCTGCTTATAGCACAGGGACATATAGTAATTTAAAGACTCAATTTAAGTTAGCATCAACATGA